In Scophthalmus maximus strain ysfricsl-2021 chromosome 16, ASM2237912v1, whole genome shotgun sequence, the following proteins share a genomic window:
- the LOC118287987 gene encoding zinc finger MIZ domain-containing protein 1-like isoform X2, whose product MNSIPSMDRHIQQTNDRLLCIKQHLQNPANFQTAATELLDWCGDPRAFQRPFEQSLMGCLTVVSRVAAQQGYDLDLGYRLLAVCAANRDKFTPKSAETSCCRRCQSDSALLSSWCEELGRLLLLRHQKNRQNEPPGKVPMQPPMSSMKHGLSHGDGSFPYDSVPWQQNSNQPPGSLSVVTTVWGVTNTSQSQVLGNPMASNNNPMNPGGNPMGQGMSGNNPGMNSPQFPGPQQQFPNKGNSNQAYMQQGMYGRPNYPGGGGFGGNYPGGPNAGPGGMGIPPHSRPPSDFTQPAAAAAAAAVAAAAATATATATATVAALQETQNKDMNQYGPMSSSFQMGPNQAYNSQFMNQPGPRGPPSLPGNMGTGMNASNMSGPPMGMNQPRGQGMGPFGAHGQRMPQQGYAGPRPQSMGMQGMKRPYPGEPNYGGQQYGPNTQFPNQQGQYPTPNASRPLPSPNYPGQRMPGQQLQGQYPPPSGAMGQYYKQEPPFNGQTNNFPGSGYQYSQGNLNGPPRPVGNYPHSPVPGNPTPPMTPGSNIPPYLSPNQDVKPPFPPDIKPNITALPPPPANHTEELRLTFPVRDGVVLEPFRLEHNLAVSNHVFHLRPSVHQTLMWRSDLELQFKCYHHEDRQMNTNWPASVQVSVNATPLTIERGDNKTSHKPLHLKHVCQPGRNTIQITVTACCCSHLFVLQLVHRPSVRSVLQGLLKKRLLPAEHCITKVKRNFSSVAASSGNATLNGEDGVEQTAIKVSLKCPITFRRIQLPARGHDCKHVQCFDLESYLQLNCERGTWRCPVCNKTALLEGLEVDQYMWGILNAIQNSEFEEVTIDPTCSWRPVAIKSDIHIKEDPDGPLAKRFKTMSPSQMIMPNVMEMIAQLGPGPSPYPSLPSHQGGNNSEYGSQGNSYQGHGNFDFPHGTPGGTSMNDFMHGPQLSHPPDMPNSMMTQDKPLSHNMPDSIPHSAGNDQSHGPLQQSLHASPHPGSQSGQQLHHSGPPQPSRQAPPPQQQQQQQQQQQQQQQPGPNNHPHGDLAFNPSSSLDSQAVSDMPEPSLDLLPELANPDELLSYLDPPDLPSNSNDDLLSLFENN is encoded by the exons aaaccagctgctgcaggaggtgtCAGTCTGACTCAG CTCTCCTGTCCTCGTGGTGCGAGGAGCTGggacgcctcctcctcctccgtcaccaGAAGAACAGGCAGAACGAGCCGCCGGGAAAAGTGCCCATGCAGCCCCCCATGAGCTCCATGAAGCACGGCCTCTCACACGG AGATGGGTCTTTTCCCTACGACTCAGTTCCCTGGCAACAGAACTCCAATCAGCCTCCAGGTTCGTTGTCTGTGGTGACCACCGTCTGGGGCGTGACCAACACTTCACAGAGCCAG GTGTTGGGGAATCCAATGGCCAGCAACAACAATCCCATGAACCCTGGGGGGAACCCTATGGGCCAGGGTATGTCTGGTAACAATCCAGGGATGAACTCACCTCAGTTCCCCGGGCCTCAGCAGCAGTTCCCCAACAAAGGCAACTCCAACCAGGCCTACATGCAGCAGGGCATGTATGGACGACCCAACTACCCTGGAGGAGGGGGCTTTGGTGGCAA CTACCCAGGAGGGCCCAATGCTGGACCTGGTGGAATGGGCATCCCTCCACACTCCCGTCCTCCTTCGGACTTCACCCAGCCTGCTGCggccgcagccgccgccgcagtCGCTGCAGCCGCCGCCACGGCAACTGCCACCGCAACAGCGACTGTAGCTGCCCTGCAGGAAACCCAGAACAAGGACATGAACCAATACGGACCG ATGAGTTCCTCTTTCCAGATGGGACCGAACCAGGCGTACAACAGCCAGTTCATGAACCAGCCTGGACCCCGTGGCCCTCCGTCACTCCCTGGGAATATGGGCACAGGCATGAATGCATCCAACATGAGCGGACCCCCCATGGGAATGAATCAGCCTAGGGGCCAAGGCATGGGACCTTTTGGGGCCCACGGCCAACGGATGCCCCAGCAAGGCTATGCAGGACCCCGGCCTCAGAGCATGGGTATGCAGGGCATGAAAAGACCGTACCCAGGGGAG CCAAACTACGGCGGACAACAGTATGGACCAAACACCCAATTCCCTAACCAGCAGGGGCAATACCCCACGCCCAACGCCTCCAGGCCGCTGCCGTCCCCCAACTACCCCGGCCAAAGGATGCCAGGACAGCAGCTACAGGGCCAATACCCGCCACCCAGCGGTGCCATGGGCCAGTACTATAAG caaGAGCCACCTTTTAATGGCCAAACAAATAACTTCCCTGGAAGTGGATATCAGTACAGCCAGGGTAATTTGAATGGG CCACCAAGACCTGTGGGTAACTACCCTCACTCGCCGGTGCCCGGCAACCCCACCCCTCCAATGACTCCAGGAAGTAACATCCCTCCATACCTGTCGCCAAACCAGGATGTGAAGCCACCCTTTCCTCCTGACATCAAACCAAATATCACTGCTCTCCCTCCACCCCCAG CCAACCACACCGAGGAGCTGCGCCTGACGTTCCCGGTGCGGGATGGGGTAGTGCTAGAGCCTTTCAGACTAGAGCATAACCTGGCTGTCAGCAACCACGTCTTCCACTTACGGCCCTCTGTACACCAGACGCTCATGTGGAG atcGGACCTGGAGCTACAGTTCAAGTGCTACCACCACGAAGATCGTCAGATGAACACCAACTGGCCGGCGTCGGTCCAAGTCAGCGTCAACGCCACGCCGCTCACCATCGAGAGGGGCGACAATAAGACCTCCCACAAACCCCTGCACTTGAAACACGTATGCCAGCCGGGAAggaacacaatccagatcacgGTCACcgcctgctgctgt TCGCActtgtttgtgctgcagctggTCCACAGGCCCTCGGTGCGCTCTGTCCTCCAGGGCTTACTGAAGAAGAGGCTTCTGCCTGCAGAGCACTGCATCACCAAAG TGAAGAGGAACTTCAGTAGTGTAGCAGCATCATCGGGCAATGCCACGCTCAACGGAGAGGATGGCGTCGAGCAGACGGCCATCAAGGTTTCCCTCAAATGTCCAATCACCTTCCGGCGAATACAGCTTCCAGCGAGGGGCCACGACTGCAAACACGTTCAA TGTTTTGATTTGGAATCGTATTTACAACTGAACTGTGAGCGGGGGACATGGCGATGTCCTGTATGCAA TAAAACAGCGTTGTTAGAAGGACTCGAAGTGGACCAGTACATGTGGGGAATCTTGAACGCCATCCAAAA CTCGGAGTTTGAGGAGGTGACCATTGACCCGACATGTAGTTGGCGGCCGGTGGCTATTAAATCTGACATCCACATCAAGGAGGATCCAGATGGACCGCTGGCCAAGAGGTTTAAGACCATGAGTCCCAGCCAAATGATCATGCCCAATGTGATGGAGATGATAGCGCAGCTCGGCCCCGGACCCTCGCCGTACCCGTCGCTACCCTCTCACCAAGGGGGCAACAACAGCGAATATGGCAGCCAAG GTAACAGTTACCAGGGGCACGGAAACTTTGACTTCCCTCACGGCACCCCTGGTGGTACGTCGATGAACGACTTCATGCACGGTCCACAGCTGTCTCACCCGCCTGACATGCCCAACAGCATGATGACCCAAGACAAGCCACTCTCCCACAACATGCCTGACTCA ataCCTCACTCTGCGGGCAACGACCAATCGCATGGTCCACTGCAGCAGAGCTTACATGCGTCTCCGCACCCTGGGAGCCAATCGGGGCAGCAGCTACACCACAGCGGACCTCCGCAGCCCTCGCGACAAGCTCCACCTcctcagcaacagcagcaacagcagcagcagcagcagcagcagcagcagcccggtCCCAACAACCATCCCCACGGCGACCTGGCCTTCAACCCCTCCAGCAGTTTGGACAGCCAAGCGGTGTCGGACATGCCCGAGCCCTCTCTAGAC CTTCTCCCAGAACTCGCTAACCCAGATGAGCTCTTATCATACCTGGACCCCCCAGACCTTCCCAGCAATAGCAACGACGACCTTCTATCGCTCTTTGAAAACAACTGA
- the LOC118287987 gene encoding zinc finger MIZ domain-containing protein 1-like isoform X1 produces MNSIPSMDRHIQQTNDRLLCIKQHLQNPANFQTAATELLDWCGDPRAFQRPFEQSLMGCLTVVSRVAAQQGYDLDLGYRLLAVCAANRDKFTPKSAETSCCRRCQSDSALLSSWCEELGRLLLLRHQKNRQNEPPGKVPMQPPMSSMKHGLSHGDGSFPYDSVPWQQNSNQPPGSLSVVTTVWGVTNTSQSQVLGNPMASNNNPMNPGGNPMGQGMSGNNPGMNSPQFPGPQQQFPNKGNSNQAYMQQGMYGRPNYPGGGGFGGNYPGGPNAGPGGMGIPPHSRPPSDFTQPAAAAAAAAVAAAAATATATATATVAALQETQNKDMNQYGPMSSSFQMGPNQAYNSQFMNQPGPRGPPSLPGNMGTGMNASNMSGPPMGMNQPRGQGMGPFGAHGQRMPQQGYAGPRPQSMGMQGMKRPYPGEHAQPNYGGQQYGPNTQFPNQQGQYPTPNASRPLPSPNYPGQRMPGQQLQGQYPPPSGAMGQYYKQEPPFNGQTNNFPGSGYQYSQGNLNGPPRPVGNYPHSPVPGNPTPPMTPGSNIPPYLSPNQDVKPPFPPDIKPNITALPPPPANHTEELRLTFPVRDGVVLEPFRLEHNLAVSNHVFHLRPSVHQTLMWRSDLELQFKCYHHEDRQMNTNWPASVQVSVNATPLTIERGDNKTSHKPLHLKHVCQPGRNTIQITVTACCCSHLFVLQLVHRPSVRSVLQGLLKKRLLPAEHCITKVKRNFSSVAASSGNATLNGEDGVEQTAIKVSLKCPITFRRIQLPARGHDCKHVQCFDLESYLQLNCERGTWRCPVCNKTALLEGLEVDQYMWGILNAIQNSEFEEVTIDPTCSWRPVAIKSDIHIKEDPDGPLAKRFKTMSPSQMIMPNVMEMIAQLGPGPSPYPSLPSHQGGNNSEYGSQGNSYQGHGNFDFPHGTPGGTSMNDFMHGPQLSHPPDMPNSMMTQDKPLSHNMPDSIPHSAGNDQSHGPLQQSLHASPHPGSQSGQQLHHSGPPQPSRQAPPPQQQQQQQQQQQQQQQPGPNNHPHGDLAFNPSSSLDSQAVSDMPEPSLDLLPELANPDELLSYLDPPDLPSNSNDDLLSLFENN; encoded by the exons aaaccagctgctgcaggaggtgtCAGTCTGACTCAG CTCTCCTGTCCTCGTGGTGCGAGGAGCTGggacgcctcctcctcctccgtcaccaGAAGAACAGGCAGAACGAGCCGCCGGGAAAAGTGCCCATGCAGCCCCCCATGAGCTCCATGAAGCACGGCCTCTCACACGG AGATGGGTCTTTTCCCTACGACTCAGTTCCCTGGCAACAGAACTCCAATCAGCCTCCAGGTTCGTTGTCTGTGGTGACCACCGTCTGGGGCGTGACCAACACTTCACAGAGCCAG GTGTTGGGGAATCCAATGGCCAGCAACAACAATCCCATGAACCCTGGGGGGAACCCTATGGGCCAGGGTATGTCTGGTAACAATCCAGGGATGAACTCACCTCAGTTCCCCGGGCCTCAGCAGCAGTTCCCCAACAAAGGCAACTCCAACCAGGCCTACATGCAGCAGGGCATGTATGGACGACCCAACTACCCTGGAGGAGGGGGCTTTGGTGGCAA CTACCCAGGAGGGCCCAATGCTGGACCTGGTGGAATGGGCATCCCTCCACACTCCCGTCCTCCTTCGGACTTCACCCAGCCTGCTGCggccgcagccgccgccgcagtCGCTGCAGCCGCCGCCACGGCAACTGCCACCGCAACAGCGACTGTAGCTGCCCTGCAGGAAACCCAGAACAAGGACATGAACCAATACGGACCG ATGAGTTCCTCTTTCCAGATGGGACCGAACCAGGCGTACAACAGCCAGTTCATGAACCAGCCTGGACCCCGTGGCCCTCCGTCACTCCCTGGGAATATGGGCACAGGCATGAATGCATCCAACATGAGCGGACCCCCCATGGGAATGAATCAGCCTAGGGGCCAAGGCATGGGACCTTTTGGGGCCCACGGCCAACGGATGCCCCAGCAAGGCTATGCAGGACCCCGGCCTCAGAGCATGGGTATGCAGGGCATGAAAAGACCGTACCCAGGGGAG CATGCACAGCCAAACTACGGCGGACAACAGTATGGACCAAACACCCAATTCCCTAACCAGCAGGGGCAATACCCCACGCCCAACGCCTCCAGGCCGCTGCCGTCCCCCAACTACCCCGGCCAAAGGATGCCAGGACAGCAGCTACAGGGCCAATACCCGCCACCCAGCGGTGCCATGGGCCAGTACTATAAG caaGAGCCACCTTTTAATGGCCAAACAAATAACTTCCCTGGAAGTGGATATCAGTACAGCCAGGGTAATTTGAATGGG CCACCAAGACCTGTGGGTAACTACCCTCACTCGCCGGTGCCCGGCAACCCCACCCCTCCAATGACTCCAGGAAGTAACATCCCTCCATACCTGTCGCCAAACCAGGATGTGAAGCCACCCTTTCCTCCTGACATCAAACCAAATATCACTGCTCTCCCTCCACCCCCAG CCAACCACACCGAGGAGCTGCGCCTGACGTTCCCGGTGCGGGATGGGGTAGTGCTAGAGCCTTTCAGACTAGAGCATAACCTGGCTGTCAGCAACCACGTCTTCCACTTACGGCCCTCTGTACACCAGACGCTCATGTGGAG atcGGACCTGGAGCTACAGTTCAAGTGCTACCACCACGAAGATCGTCAGATGAACACCAACTGGCCGGCGTCGGTCCAAGTCAGCGTCAACGCCACGCCGCTCACCATCGAGAGGGGCGACAATAAGACCTCCCACAAACCCCTGCACTTGAAACACGTATGCCAGCCGGGAAggaacacaatccagatcacgGTCACcgcctgctgctgt TCGCActtgtttgtgctgcagctggTCCACAGGCCCTCGGTGCGCTCTGTCCTCCAGGGCTTACTGAAGAAGAGGCTTCTGCCTGCAGAGCACTGCATCACCAAAG TGAAGAGGAACTTCAGTAGTGTAGCAGCATCATCGGGCAATGCCACGCTCAACGGAGAGGATGGCGTCGAGCAGACGGCCATCAAGGTTTCCCTCAAATGTCCAATCACCTTCCGGCGAATACAGCTTCCAGCGAGGGGCCACGACTGCAAACACGTTCAA TGTTTTGATTTGGAATCGTATTTACAACTGAACTGTGAGCGGGGGACATGGCGATGTCCTGTATGCAA TAAAACAGCGTTGTTAGAAGGACTCGAAGTGGACCAGTACATGTGGGGAATCTTGAACGCCATCCAAAA CTCGGAGTTTGAGGAGGTGACCATTGACCCGACATGTAGTTGGCGGCCGGTGGCTATTAAATCTGACATCCACATCAAGGAGGATCCAGATGGACCGCTGGCCAAGAGGTTTAAGACCATGAGTCCCAGCCAAATGATCATGCCCAATGTGATGGAGATGATAGCGCAGCTCGGCCCCGGACCCTCGCCGTACCCGTCGCTACCCTCTCACCAAGGGGGCAACAACAGCGAATATGGCAGCCAAG GTAACAGTTACCAGGGGCACGGAAACTTTGACTTCCCTCACGGCACCCCTGGTGGTACGTCGATGAACGACTTCATGCACGGTCCACAGCTGTCTCACCCGCCTGACATGCCCAACAGCATGATGACCCAAGACAAGCCACTCTCCCACAACATGCCTGACTCA ataCCTCACTCTGCGGGCAACGACCAATCGCATGGTCCACTGCAGCAGAGCTTACATGCGTCTCCGCACCCTGGGAGCCAATCGGGGCAGCAGCTACACCACAGCGGACCTCCGCAGCCCTCGCGACAAGCTCCACCTcctcagcaacagcagcaacagcagcagcagcagcagcagcagcagcagcccggtCCCAACAACCATCCCCACGGCGACCTGGCCTTCAACCCCTCCAGCAGTTTGGACAGCCAAGCGGTGTCGGACATGCCCGAGCCCTCTCTAGAC CTTCTCCCAGAACTCGCTAACCCAGATGAGCTCTTATCATACCTGGACCCCCCAGACCTTCCCAGCAATAGCAACGACGACCTTCTATCGCTCTTTGAAAACAACTGA
- the LOC118287987 gene encoding zinc finger MIZ domain-containing protein 1-like isoform X5 encodes MGCLTVVSRVAAQQGYDLDLGYRLLAVCAANRDKFTPKSAETSCCRRCQSDSALLSSWCEELGRLLLLRHQKNRQNEPPGKVPMQPPMSSMKHGLSHGDGSFPYDSVPWQQNSNQPPGSLSVVTTVWGVTNTSQSQVLGNPMASNNNPMNPGGNPMGQGMSGNNPGMNSPQFPGPQQQFPNKGNSNQAYMQQGMYGRPNYPGGGGFGGNYPGGPNAGPGGMGIPPHSRPPSDFTQPAAAAAAAAVAAAAATATATATATVAALQETQNKDMNQYGPMSSSFQMGPNQAYNSQFMNQPGPRGPPSLPGNMGTGMNASNMSGPPMGMNQPRGQGMGPFGAHGQRMPQQGYAGPRPQSMGMQGMKRPYPGEHAQPNYGGQQYGPNTQFPNQQGQYPTPNASRPLPSPNYPGQRMPGQQLQGQYPPPSGAMGQYYKQEPPFNGQTNNFPGSGYQYSQGNLNGPPRPVGNYPHSPVPGNPTPPMTPGSNIPPYLSPNQDVKPPFPPDIKPNITALPPPPANHTEELRLTFPVRDGVVLEPFRLEHNLAVSNHVFHLRPSVHQTLMWRSDLELQFKCYHHEDRQMNTNWPASVQVSVNATPLTIERGDNKTSHKPLHLKHVCQPGRNTIQITVTACCCSHLFVLQLVHRPSVRSVLQGLLKKRLLPAEHCITKVKRNFSSVAASSGNATLNGEDGVEQTAIKVSLKCPITFRRIQLPARGHDCKHVQCFDLESYLQLNCERGTWRCPVCNKTALLEGLEVDQYMWGILNAIQNSEFEEVTIDPTCSWRPVAIKSDIHIKEDPDGPLAKRFKTMSPSQMIMPNVMEMIAQLGPGPSPYPSLPSHQGGNNSEYGSQGNSYQGHGNFDFPHGTPGGTSMNDFMHGPQLSHPPDMPNSMMTQDKPLSHNMPDSIPHSAGNDQSHGPLQQSLHASPHPGSQSGQQLHHSGPPQPSRQAPPPQQQQQQQQQQQQQQQPGPNNHPHGDLAFNPSSSLDSQAVSDMPEPSLDLLPELANPDELLSYLDPPDLPSNSNDDLLSLFENN; translated from the exons aaaccagctgctgcaggaggtgtCAGTCTGACTCAG CTCTCCTGTCCTCGTGGTGCGAGGAGCTGggacgcctcctcctcctccgtcaccaGAAGAACAGGCAGAACGAGCCGCCGGGAAAAGTGCCCATGCAGCCCCCCATGAGCTCCATGAAGCACGGCCTCTCACACGG AGATGGGTCTTTTCCCTACGACTCAGTTCCCTGGCAACAGAACTCCAATCAGCCTCCAGGTTCGTTGTCTGTGGTGACCACCGTCTGGGGCGTGACCAACACTTCACAGAGCCAG GTGTTGGGGAATCCAATGGCCAGCAACAACAATCCCATGAACCCTGGGGGGAACCCTATGGGCCAGGGTATGTCTGGTAACAATCCAGGGATGAACTCACCTCAGTTCCCCGGGCCTCAGCAGCAGTTCCCCAACAAAGGCAACTCCAACCAGGCCTACATGCAGCAGGGCATGTATGGACGACCCAACTACCCTGGAGGAGGGGGCTTTGGTGGCAA CTACCCAGGAGGGCCCAATGCTGGACCTGGTGGAATGGGCATCCCTCCACACTCCCGTCCTCCTTCGGACTTCACCCAGCCTGCTGCggccgcagccgccgccgcagtCGCTGCAGCCGCCGCCACGGCAACTGCCACCGCAACAGCGACTGTAGCTGCCCTGCAGGAAACCCAGAACAAGGACATGAACCAATACGGACCG ATGAGTTCCTCTTTCCAGATGGGACCGAACCAGGCGTACAACAGCCAGTTCATGAACCAGCCTGGACCCCGTGGCCCTCCGTCACTCCCTGGGAATATGGGCACAGGCATGAATGCATCCAACATGAGCGGACCCCCCATGGGAATGAATCAGCCTAGGGGCCAAGGCATGGGACCTTTTGGGGCCCACGGCCAACGGATGCCCCAGCAAGGCTATGCAGGACCCCGGCCTCAGAGCATGGGTATGCAGGGCATGAAAAGACCGTACCCAGGGGAG CATGCACAGCCAAACTACGGCGGACAACAGTATGGACCAAACACCCAATTCCCTAACCAGCAGGGGCAATACCCCACGCCCAACGCCTCCAGGCCGCTGCCGTCCCCCAACTACCCCGGCCAAAGGATGCCAGGACAGCAGCTACAGGGCCAATACCCGCCACCCAGCGGTGCCATGGGCCAGTACTATAAG caaGAGCCACCTTTTAATGGCCAAACAAATAACTTCCCTGGAAGTGGATATCAGTACAGCCAGGGTAATTTGAATGGG CCACCAAGACCTGTGGGTAACTACCCTCACTCGCCGGTGCCCGGCAACCCCACCCCTCCAATGACTCCAGGAAGTAACATCCCTCCATACCTGTCGCCAAACCAGGATGTGAAGCCACCCTTTCCTCCTGACATCAAACCAAATATCACTGCTCTCCCTCCACCCCCAG CCAACCACACCGAGGAGCTGCGCCTGACGTTCCCGGTGCGGGATGGGGTAGTGCTAGAGCCTTTCAGACTAGAGCATAACCTGGCTGTCAGCAACCACGTCTTCCACTTACGGCCCTCTGTACACCAGACGCTCATGTGGAG atcGGACCTGGAGCTACAGTTCAAGTGCTACCACCACGAAGATCGTCAGATGAACACCAACTGGCCGGCGTCGGTCCAAGTCAGCGTCAACGCCACGCCGCTCACCATCGAGAGGGGCGACAATAAGACCTCCCACAAACCCCTGCACTTGAAACACGTATGCCAGCCGGGAAggaacacaatccagatcacgGTCACcgcctgctgctgt TCGCActtgtttgtgctgcagctggTCCACAGGCCCTCGGTGCGCTCTGTCCTCCAGGGCTTACTGAAGAAGAGGCTTCTGCCTGCAGAGCACTGCATCACCAAAG TGAAGAGGAACTTCAGTAGTGTAGCAGCATCATCGGGCAATGCCACGCTCAACGGAGAGGATGGCGTCGAGCAGACGGCCATCAAGGTTTCCCTCAAATGTCCAATCACCTTCCGGCGAATACAGCTTCCAGCGAGGGGCCACGACTGCAAACACGTTCAA TGTTTTGATTTGGAATCGTATTTACAACTGAACTGTGAGCGGGGGACATGGCGATGTCCTGTATGCAA TAAAACAGCGTTGTTAGAAGGACTCGAAGTGGACCAGTACATGTGGGGAATCTTGAACGCCATCCAAAA CTCGGAGTTTGAGGAGGTGACCATTGACCCGACATGTAGTTGGCGGCCGGTGGCTATTAAATCTGACATCCACATCAAGGAGGATCCAGATGGACCGCTGGCCAAGAGGTTTAAGACCATGAGTCCCAGCCAAATGATCATGCCCAATGTGATGGAGATGATAGCGCAGCTCGGCCCCGGACCCTCGCCGTACCCGTCGCTACCCTCTCACCAAGGGGGCAACAACAGCGAATATGGCAGCCAAG GTAACAGTTACCAGGGGCACGGAAACTTTGACTTCCCTCACGGCACCCCTGGTGGTACGTCGATGAACGACTTCATGCACGGTCCACAGCTGTCTCACCCGCCTGACATGCCCAACAGCATGATGACCCAAGACAAGCCACTCTCCCACAACATGCCTGACTCA ataCCTCACTCTGCGGGCAACGACCAATCGCATGGTCCACTGCAGCAGAGCTTACATGCGTCTCCGCACCCTGGGAGCCAATCGGGGCAGCAGCTACACCACAGCGGACCTCCGCAGCCCTCGCGACAAGCTCCACCTcctcagcaacagcagcaacagcagcagcagcagcagcagcagcagcagcccggtCCCAACAACCATCCCCACGGCGACCTGGCCTTCAACCCCTCCAGCAGTTTGGACAGCCAAGCGGTGTCGGACATGCCCGAGCCCTCTCTAGAC CTTCTCCCAGAACTCGCTAACCCAGATGAGCTCTTATCATACCTGGACCCCCCAGACCTTCCCAGCAATAGCAACGACGACCTTCTATCGCTCTTTGAAAACAACTGA